A genomic window from Levilactobacillus yonginensis includes:
- the map gene encoding type I methionyl aminopeptidase, giving the protein MIALKSAREIAGMQAAGDILVGLFHELETYIQPGITTWDIDHFSYQYIIDHGATPGELNFEGYKYSTCVSVNDMICHGCPSKDILIKEGDLIKMDTVIDYDGYLSDACHAFVAGQASPEVQKLMDVTLKSLYLGIDQAVVGNRIGDIGAAIQEYAENQMGYGVVRDYIGHGIGPTMHEDPDVPHVGRAGHGTRLKAGMTLTIEPMINVGDWGCSDPADDGWTIRTLDGSLSCQYEHTLVVTDDGPKILTSFDHELDAKYLLK; this is encoded by the coding sequence ATGATAGCATTAAAATCAGCACGAGAAATTGCCGGTATGCAGGCGGCGGGCGACATCTTAGTTGGGCTGTTTCACGAGTTGGAAACTTACATTCAACCTGGGATTACAACTTGGGATATTGACCACTTTTCTTATCAATACATCATTGACCACGGTGCCACACCCGGTGAATTAAACTTTGAAGGTTACAAGTACTCGACCTGTGTCAGCGTGAACGACATGATTTGTCACGGCTGTCCCAGCAAAGATATTTTGATCAAAGAGGGTGACTTGATCAAGATGGACACGGTCATCGACTATGACGGTTACCTGAGTGATGCTTGTCACGCCTTCGTGGCTGGTCAAGCGTCACCAGAGGTTCAGAAACTGATGGATGTGACGTTGAAGTCCCTCTACCTGGGAATTGACCAGGCAGTCGTGGGCAACCGCATTGGTGACATTGGCGCAGCCATCCAAGAATATGCTGAAAACCAGATGGGTTACGGCGTGGTGCGTGACTACATTGGCCATGGTATTGGACCGACAATGCACGAAGATCCGGATGTTCCGCACGTCGGGCGAGCCGGTCACGGAACGCGGTTGAAGGCGGGTATGACACTGACGATTGAACCAATGATCAACGTCGGCGATTGGGGCTGTAGTGATCCGGCCGATGATGGCTGGACCATTCGGACGTTGGATGGCAGCTTGAGCTGTCAGTATGAACATACGCTGGTCGTGACGGATGATGGTCCTAAGATTTTGACCTCATTTGATCATGAGTTAGACGCAAAATATTTGTTGAAATAG
- a CDS encoding matrixin family metalloprotease, with amino-acid sequence MKILRRLVVLLMLVGAGWWVKTQPAAVTALSTQAKVYSDVLTAKVASYLATNSFTGKNSQSARRSSGDAKTTASGYIWRRSSSQSAESTGTNGTPVESIVQGVTLSPTYYYRFSDDLSARGRAVFQQAVATYNATGVVKLIAGTAPRGANQITFGGYHKKIANEQGTIELGHGGPKITQRISLTGVKTVNAATASLNLTYNRSARRSVAIHELGHALGLDHSSATSSVMYPIDQGKMRLSPADLKTLKQIYQQN; translated from the coding sequence TTGAAAATATTAAGACGACTAGTCGTGCTCCTCATGCTGGTCGGCGCGGGCTGGTGGGTCAAGACCCAGCCAGCAGCGGTTACGGCGCTCTCCACGCAAGCGAAAGTTTACAGTGACGTTCTAACAGCAAAAGTGGCTAGTTACTTAGCCACGAATTCATTCACTGGGAAAAATAGTCAGTCGGCAAGGCGTTCTTCTGGTGACGCCAAGACGACCGCTAGTGGTTACATTTGGCGGCGTTCAAGTAGTCAGTCGGCTGAATCGACCGGTACCAACGGCACGCCGGTGGAGTCAATCGTTCAAGGCGTCACGTTAAGTCCGACTTACTACTATCGTTTCAGCGATGATTTATCCGCGCGGGGGCGGGCAGTCTTCCAACAGGCTGTTGCTACCTACAATGCCACGGGAGTCGTGAAGCTAATTGCCGGAACGGCCCCCAGGGGCGCCAATCAAATCACCTTTGGTGGGTATCACAAGAAGATCGCCAATGAGCAGGGAACTATTGAGTTGGGACACGGTGGGCCCAAAATTACGCAACGAATCAGTTTAACGGGTGTGAAGACGGTGAACGCGGCGACGGCCAGTTTAAACTTGACCTATAATCGGTCGGCCCGTCGATCCGTGGCCATTCATGAATTGGGCCACGCCCTCGGATTGGATCACAGTAGTGCTACCAGTTCAGTGATGTATCCAATCGACCAAGGTAAGATGCGGTTATCACCAGCAGACTTAAAGACGCTCAAACAGATTTACCAACAGAATTAG
- a CDS encoding matrixin family metalloprotease — MKVIRRLLLVLCLGMGLFVVSNWRSLVTQVTFYHSAATNLLAQNGSSQKSGNYKSSGYILRNTKDATAKTGANDTPVEVAMQGVLLDQAYVYHFEKGTPAAAQRVFNEAILLYNRTNLVTLKLGDATTKTNQITLGVYHKREAGGQATVEYGHGGPEITQRINWRGIQTTNTATAKLNATYPQSFKRSVAVHELGHALGLDHSTEKASVMYPIDQGVDQLSAADLKSLRAIYEK, encoded by the coding sequence GTGAAGGTCATCAGGCGGCTGTTACTGGTTCTGTGTCTGGGGATGGGGCTATTTGTGGTAAGTAATTGGCGATCTCTCGTGACGCAGGTGACATTCTATCATTCAGCGGCGACGAATCTGCTGGCACAGAATGGATCTAGTCAGAAGAGTGGCAACTATAAGTCAAGTGGGTACATTTTGCGAAATACCAAGGATGCGACGGCTAAGACAGGGGCCAATGACACGCCAGTTGAGGTGGCCATGCAGGGGGTCTTACTGGATCAGGCCTACGTTTACCACTTTGAAAAAGGGACCCCAGCCGCCGCCCAACGCGTCTTTAACGAAGCGATTCTCCTCTACAATCGGACGAACTTAGTGACCTTAAAACTTGGTGACGCGACGACCAAGACCAATCAAATCACCTTGGGTGTTTACCACAAACGGGAAGCCGGAGGGCAAGCCACCGTAGAGTATGGTCATGGTGGCCCGGAAATTACCCAACGGATCAATTGGCGGGGCATCCAAACGACCAATACGGCAACGGCCAAGCTGAATGCGACTTACCCTCAATCCTTCAAACGGTCCGTGGCCGTGCACGAGTTAGGCCATGCGTTGGGACTGGATCATAGCACGGAGAAGGCTTCAGTCATGTATCCAATCGACCAGGGCGTTGACCAGTTATCCGCGGCCGACCTGAAGAGTCTGCGTGCTATCTATGAAAAGTAA
- a CDS encoding multidrug effflux MFS transporter yields the protein MKNVHRSVPSLGLMIVLVGFPQIIESIFTPVLPQLRRVFAVSASQVQLTMSTYFIAFAVGVLVWGQLADKWGRRQAMLAGIAIYLFGNLGLYFSGAFATLIGWRLVQAFGASAGSVVTQTIMRESFSGITGAKIFAQTSAAMALAPALGPLIGGVMQTYFGYRSVFATLVTLAVAVGMYAVGCLPETQSVTSSVSQIKQWPVVCRLLTDPVVWGYGLLIGGINGILFSYYAEAPFIFMAHFGYSAVHYGWLGVILASASLLGAVLVNWLLNFWSPERVAFAGLVFSVLAGSGLVVAANWQRPRLMIGLIFLVFLGLNVTLPNALNRALIGYERVMGSASGWFSLGYYLFVSVLTYGMSYLHNGTIQMLPSYMLVLCIGMLLVFRLLVLRQHRQRDVVSD from the coding sequence ATGAAAAACGTCCACCGTTCAGTCCCGTCTTTGGGGCTGATGATTGTCCTCGTTGGGTTTCCTCAAATCATCGAGTCGATTTTTACACCGGTGTTACCACAACTTCGCCGGGTCTTTGCCGTGAGTGCCAGTCAGGTCCAACTGACCATGAGCACCTACTTTATTGCCTTTGCCGTTGGGGTCCTCGTTTGGGGCCAGCTGGCTGATAAATGGGGGCGCCGACAAGCGATGCTGGCGGGGATTGCAATCTATTTATTCGGCAACCTCGGTCTCTACTTTAGCGGCGCATTTGCCACGTTGATTGGTTGGCGACTGGTTCAAGCCTTTGGGGCCAGTGCTGGTTCTGTGGTGACGCAAACCATTATGCGGGAGAGCTTCAGCGGTATCACCGGGGCTAAAATTTTTGCCCAAACGAGTGCCGCTATGGCACTGGCACCAGCATTGGGACCGCTAATTGGCGGGGTGATGCAGACCTACTTCGGCTATCGCAGTGTCTTTGCCACGTTAGTCACATTAGCCGTAGCCGTTGGTATGTACGCGGTTGGTTGCCTGCCAGAGACACAGTCAGTCACTAGTTCTGTGAGTCAGATCAAACAGTGGCCGGTTGTGTGCCGGTTGCTGACGGATCCCGTGGTGTGGGGTTACGGCCTCTTAATTGGTGGTATTAATGGCATTTTGTTCAGCTATTACGCGGAAGCACCCTTTATCTTTATGGCCCACTTTGGCTATTCAGCCGTGCATTATGGCTGGCTGGGGGTGATTTTAGCTAGTGCCAGCCTGCTGGGAGCGGTGTTGGTCAATTGGTTGCTCAACTTTTGGTCACCGGAACGGGTCGCGTTCGCTGGACTGGTCTTTAGCGTCCTGGCCGGAAGCGGCTTGGTGGTTGCGGCAAATTGGCAGCGGCCCCGGTTGATGATTGGCTTGATCTTTCTGGTTTTCTTAGGGCTGAACGTGACGCTACCTAATGCTTTGAACCGCGCCCTGATTGGGTATGAACGGGTCATGGGCAGTGCCAGTGGTTGGTTCAGTCTAGGTTACTACTTGTTCGTCAGCGTACTGACTTATGGGATGAGCTACTTACACAATGGAACGATTCAAATGCTGCCGAGTTACATGCTCGTGTTGTGTATTGGCATGTTACTGGTGTTTAGACTCTTGGTTTTGCGACAGCATCGTCAACGGGACGTTGTGAGTGATTGA
- a CDS encoding bacterial Ig-like domain-containing protein, translating to MMARRAWQEYGSQPEKKHYKLYKAGKFWLVGSISTVALLGGLFVSAPRAHAASVAGGAESVSGPVAHSATVAKTALENKQSSGSTPSSTAATVTGSKPASSTATSWATPATSNASSGEPLQSTATKPASSAAAPTSVAAPASTTSQNNNSDANEKISAAPSAAGKIAVAPDPNGVKVAAPAFSRKQLLRNFTDGAVVPDTAVTPMLASLDSVAETIDGDVITTGKDIAPVVTTQESTGEYNYANFFVTTKSKYALYNATAAVTVYPYNPTNMSTTAYGLNSQLWGFYIILPTGITSSLANAQSAATDFVEMINTDAVFQLDYTDFSSLTAYRLNNTNDGRQVYYFRPNDGAKISRQDKTSMPKFQLTLHTGSAEDTSLPAAYNINAQNYADLATDGVLFAGTGNLAVSTVKNSGSYPTITTASLGIDAPDANIAGLVIPGGNRGNIALPQLTYVHVNVTDTYNIVDGTTGQALGSVTSVGQDGSTYQRGNVISLSALATSPLKLDTSKYSDAIAVSSGTATDTMTYTPSVADSTTLAVQGSTYTVYLNELATGSSAGLSVAPKSILAGTAWTPATNLISATDTDGSAVPADRLNVTITDADGNSVSALDSAPAGNYKLVYNFTDADNVARQATTTLTVKSLPITLTVQDANLFVGDSWQPADGFVSGTDENGTALTASQLAVTYAQVRSDGTTTPVESLSTTEPGTYQVTYTYTDSADDVSLAKMATVTVAANQANLNYTDQTTKLYVGGNWAPAVVTATDVDGTTVVVSPVIMDAQGNVVAPTDVTKTAGTYKVTYSFTDQKGTNHSATNTLTVAPNQSNLNYADTTTALTVGDAWTPAPITATDVDGSLVTVTPKITTADGQPVLAADVTKTPGTYQVTYTFTDQNGQVTTATNTITVTAKTDTGTGTTTPGGSTSGSGTGTTTPAETPGTTPAGETETGQQPGTKTPVTKPIKRTTPKKPLAATTGGVKGTKAVGLRETHSTAGQSANLAAAQMVTAKNLVSDLQPGYQTTGSATQLPQTSDDSQSWLAVLGSLSLGLLGMVRGLDRKRRN from the coding sequence ATGATGGCGAGAAGGGCTTGGCAAGAATACGGCAGTCAACCAGAAAAGAAACATTATAAGCTATACAAGGCTGGCAAGTTTTGGCTGGTTGGGAGTATCTCAACGGTGGCGTTGCTGGGCGGTTTGTTTGTCAGCGCACCCAGGGCTCATGCGGCCTCGGTAGCTGGGGGGGCTGAGAGTGTCAGTGGTCCAGTGGCTCACTCTGCAACAGTGGCGAAAACAGCGCTTGAAAATAAACAATCGAGTGGATCAACGCCTAGCAGTACTGCGGCAACAGTCACAGGTTCTAAGCCGGCCAGTTCAACGGCAACTAGTTGGGCGACGCCTGCCACCTCCAATGCTTCCAGTGGTGAGCCGCTTCAGTCGACTGCGACCAAACCGGCCTCCTCGGCAGCGGCCCCAACATCTGTTGCGGCTCCGGCAAGTACGACTAGCCAAAATAATAATAGTGATGCTAACGAAAAAATAAGCGCAGCACCCAGCGCCGCAGGTAAAATTGCGGTTGCTCCGGATCCTAACGGGGTGAAAGTGGCCGCCCCAGCATTCAGTAGAAAACAGTTGTTACGCAATTTTACTGATGGCGCGGTGGTGCCAGACACGGCCGTAACACCAATGTTAGCCAGTCTAGATAGCGTGGCAGAGACCATTGATGGCGATGTCATTACGACGGGGAAAGATATTGCCCCCGTTGTCACGACGCAGGAGAGCACCGGTGAATACAACTATGCCAATTTTTTTGTGACCACTAAAAGCAAGTATGCCTTGTATAACGCAACAGCGGCCGTTACGGTGTATCCGTATAATCCCACAAATATGTCAACCACTGCGTATGGCTTGAACAGTCAGCTGTGGGGATTTTATATCATCCTACCAACCGGTATCACGAGCTCATTGGCAAATGCGCAATCTGCGGCGACAGATTTTGTAGAGATGATTAATACGGATGCGGTTTTTCAGCTGGACTATACTGATTTTTCATCATTAACGGCGTACCGATTGAATAATACGAATGACGGTCGGCAGGTGTATTATTTCCGTCCAAATGATGGCGCTAAAATTTCTCGACAAGATAAAACGAGCATGCCAAAATTTCAACTTACGCTTCATACGGGGAGTGCAGAGGATACTTCGCTGCCGGCTGCGTATAACATTAATGCACAGAATTACGCTGACTTAGCCACGGATGGCGTCCTTTTCGCTGGGACTGGTAATTTAGCTGTATCAACCGTTAAAAATAGTGGGAGCTATCCAACGATTACCACTGCTAGCTTGGGAATCGATGCCCCTGACGCTAATATTGCTGGTTTAGTTATTCCCGGTGGTAACCGAGGAAACATTGCCTTACCTCAACTCACCTACGTCCACGTGAACGTTACCGACACCTATAACATTGTTGATGGGACTACTGGTCAAGCGCTTGGCAGTGTCACATCAGTCGGCCAAGATGGGTCGACGTATCAACGTGGAAATGTGATTTCACTGTCAGCGTTAGCGACGTCCCCTTTGAAACTTGATACTAGCAAATATTCTGATGCCATTGCTGTGAGTTCGGGGACTGCAACTGATACCATGACTTACACCCCTAGCGTTGCCGATAGCACCACGCTGGCGGTACAAGGGTCGACTTATACCGTCTATCTTAATGAACTCGCAACGGGTTCGTCGGCTGGTTTGAGTGTTGCCCCCAAATCAATTTTGGCTGGGACGGCTTGGACACCGGCCACCAATTTGATTTCCGCCACGGATACGGATGGGTCTGCCGTGCCAGCTGATCGGCTGAACGTGACCATTACGGATGCCGATGGGAATAGTGTCAGTGCACTAGATTCTGCACCCGCTGGAAACTACAAGTTGGTGTACAACTTTACTGATGCCGATAACGTCGCGCGTCAGGCCACCACAACGTTGACGGTGAAGTCACTGCCAATTACTTTGACTGTGCAGGATGCCAACCTATTTGTAGGTGATTCCTGGCAACCAGCCGACGGTTTTGTCAGTGGCACTGATGAAAATGGAACTGCGCTGACGGCGTCACAACTGGCGGTGACGTACGCTCAAGTTCGAAGTGATGGCACGACTACGCCGGTTGAGAGTCTTAGCACGACGGAACCGGGGACTTATCAGGTGACGTATACCTACACGGATAGTGCGGATGACGTGAGCTTAGCCAAAATGGCGACCGTAACTGTGGCCGCTAATCAAGCTAATTTAAATTACACGGATCAGACTACCAAGTTATACGTTGGAGGAAACTGGGCGCCGGCTGTGGTAACTGCCACCGATGTTGACGGGACGACAGTAGTTGTGTCACCAGTCATCATGGATGCTCAAGGCAATGTTGTGGCACCAACGGATGTGACCAAGACGGCAGGAACCTACAAGGTGACGTACAGCTTTACCGATCAAAAGGGCACTAACCACAGTGCCACCAACACGTTAACTGTGGCGCCCAATCAGTCAAACTTAAACTATGCTGATACGACTACTGCGTTGACCGTTGGGGATGCTTGGACACCAGCACCGATTACGGCTACTGACGTAGATGGTAGCCTGGTCACCGTAACGCCAAAAATTACGACAGCTGATGGGCAACCAGTTTTGGCTGCGGATGTGACGAAAACGCCAGGAACTTACCAAGTTACGTACACATTTACGGATCAAAATGGCCAAGTGACGACGGCCACGAATACCATCACGGTGACTGCCAAAACAGATACTGGCACGGGGACGACCACACCAGGTGGTAGCACTAGCGGTTCAGGTACGGGGACAACTACGCCGGCCGAAACGCCAGGAACTACGCCCGCTGGTGAGACGGAGACTGGTCAGCAACCAGGAACGAAGACGCCGGTTACTAAACCAATCAAGCGCACCACGCCCAAGAAGCCCCTTGCCGCAACAACAGGCGGAGTAAAAGGAACGAAGGCAGTTGGTTTGCGGGAAACTCATTCCACGGCCGGTCAATCAGCTAACTTAGCAGCGGCTCAAATGGTTACTGCCAAGAACTTAGTGTCTGACTTACAACCAGGCTACCAAACGACTGGCTCAGCCACGCAGTTGCCGCAAACGAGTGATGACAGTCAGAGTTGGTTGGCGGTGCTGGGCAGTCTGTCGTTAGGATTACTGGGCATGGTCAGGGGACTTGACCGCAAACGTCGAAACTAA